The DNA window CCGGTTGAAGTCGCCGACCTCGGCCACCACCGTTACCGCCACGATGAAGGCAACCCCGCGCATCGCCTGCACGGCCTCGACCACCGGCGCCAAGCTCCAGGCCGGTAGCAGGTCGGCGATCTGCTTCGTCAACCGTTCAATACGGGCCTCGGCGTCGGTGACGGCATGGATGTAATCCTGCAGCACGATCTGCTGCGCCGGATGCGTAAATCGCACCGTGGTCAGCCACCGCCGGTAGGCCTTCGTCCAGCCCTTCTTGCCGGGATAGATCCGGCCGTGCCGCAGGAGGAAGCCCTGCAGATGCTGACGCGCCTTGCCGGTGACCCGAACTGCCGTGGCCCGCGCCCGGATCAGATCACGCATTGCCTCATGCGCGGCATCCGGCACCCTGACCGCCGTCAACTCGCCCGCCCGGTGCAGCTTCGCCAGCATTACCGCGTCGCGCCGGTCGGTCTTCACCCGGTCGCCAGCCTTCACCGGGATGAGCGACGGCGCGACGACCATGCAGTCATGCCCGATCTCGGTCAGCTGCCGGTGCAGACCGTAGCCGCAAGGGCCGGCTTCATAGCAGAAATAGAGTTGACGGCCATCGCCTCCCAGCTTCTCGGCAAACTTGCGGACATGATCGGCGCGGTTTGGGATCGTGCCCCAGTGGCGGACTTCACCGCCACGTTCGCCTCGCGCAATCGCCACCGCAATCGTCGCCTTATGAACATCCAGCCCGATGAAAATGCTATCCTGCATTCGGTCTCTCTCCCATTCTGGAGGCTCGGCGCCAGCCCGCCTGGCGCAACCCTCGAAGGAGAATGCCGCGGGAGAGACCATCGAACCAGTCACCTCACACCGCGATCATGGGGTCT is part of the Paracoccus liaowanqingii genome and encodes:
- a CDS encoding IS110 family RNA-guided transposase — protein: MQDSIFIGLDVHKATIAVAIARGERGGEVRHWGTIPNRADHVRKFAEKLGGDGRQLYFCYEAGPCGYGLHRQLTEIGHDCMVVAPSLIPVKAGDRVKTDRRDAVMLAKLHRAGELTAVRVPDAAHEAMRDLIRARATAVRVTGKARQHLQGFLLRHGRIYPGKKGWTKAYRRWLTTVRFTHPAQQIVLQDYIHAVTDAEARIERLTKQIADLLPAWSLAPVVEAVQAMRGVAFIVAVTVVAEVGDFNRFDNPRQLMAYLGLTPSEHFSGASVRRGGITKAGSGLARRVLIEGAWSYRMQARVSRKLLDRVESLPQVVRDIAWKGQLRMCQRYRHLMATGKPKVVATTAIAREMAGFIWAIARTVTPARA